In the genome of Rhodamnia argentea isolate NSW1041297 chromosome 3, ASM2092103v1, whole genome shotgun sequence, one region contains:
- the LOC115743057 gene encoding bax inhibitor 1-like → MDAFASFFQSSNRNGWSYDSLKNFRQISPVVQSHLKQVYLSLCCALVASAAGAYLHLLLNIGGLLTTFACIGSMLWLLSTPPYEEQKRFGLLMAAALFEGAAIGPLIEMAIKVDPSILISAFVGSALAFACFSGAAMLARRREYLYLGGLLSSGLSMLMWLQFASAIFGGSAAIFKFEIYFGLLVFIGYVVVDTQEIIEQAHRGDLDYVRHALNLFTDFVAVFVRILIIMLKNSAEKTEKKKKRRD, encoded by the exons ATGGACGCGTTCGCTTCCTTCTTCCAATCGAGCAATCGCAATGGCTGGAGCTACGATTCCCTCAAGAACTTCCGCCAGATATCTCCCGTCGTTCAATCTCACCTCAAACAG GTGTATCTGTCCTTATGTTGCGCCTTGGTCGCGTCGGCTGCTGGTGCTTACCTGCATCTGTTGTTGAACATTGGCGGGCTTCTCACGACATTTGCTTGCATCGGAAGCATGCTATGGCTGCTTTCTACTCCTCCGTACGAAGAG CAAAAGAGGTTTGGTCTGCTCATGGCGGCAGCTCTCTTTGAAGGAGCAGCTATTGGTCCTCTCATCGAAATGGCCATCAAGGTTGACCCGAG CATTCTGATAAGCGCATTTGTGGGATCCGCTTTGGCCTTCGCTTGTTTCTCAGGCGCAGCCATGTTGGCTAGGCGGAGGGAGTACCTATATCTTGGTGGCTTGCTTTCTTCTGGGCTCTCCATGCTCATGTGGTTGCAATTCGCGTCCGCTATCTTTGGCGGATCTGCAGCCATCTTTAAGTTTGAG ATATACTTTGGGCTTCTAGTGTTCATCGGCTATGTGGTAGTGGACACTCAAGAGATAATCGAGCAAGCACACCGTGGTGATCTGGACTACGTGAGGCATGCGTTAAACCTCTTCACTGATTTTGTGGCTGTTTTCGTCCGAATCCTGATCATCATG TTAAAGAACTCTGCTGAGAAgaccgagaagaagaagaaaaggagagactGA
- the LOC115743047 gene encoding uncharacterized protein LOC115743047 produces the protein MDQTPLKHPIFLLFAAISVVVCASAIGPRTQELINTICRKMEDYGFCNKCFSEHISTPDTDMHGLAQIAIEQSLINTTATLVFAKKTLKEATDQQLVNYLKTCIGGYLSILEKIEDADKAFGYKNYGAVLTDFLNSAKVLATQCGPYGNKHGIPNPLYEDNREERILITMAAATAYSLGHGGGAKH, from the coding sequence ATGGACCAAACTCCTCTCAAGCACCCTATTTTCCTCCTGTTCGCCGCCATCTCGGTCGTCGTCTGCGCCTCGGCAATCGGGCCTAGGACGCAGGAGCTAATCAACACTATTTGCCGCAAGATGGAGGACTACGGGTTCTGCAACAAGTGCTTCTCCGAGCACATCTCCACCCCGGACACCGACATGCACGGCCTGGCTCAGATAGCCATCGAGCAGAGCCTGATCAACACGACCGCCACGCTGGTCTTCGCGAAGAAAACCTTGAAAGAGGCGACCGACCAGCAACTGGTGAATTACCTCAAGACCTGCATCGGCGGGTACCTGTCGATTCTGGAGAAGATCGAGGACGCGGACAAGGCCTTCGGGTACAAGAACTACGGTGCCGTGCTGACCGACTTCCTGAACTCGGCGAAGGTGCTGGCGACTCAGTGCGGACCGTACGGCAACAAGCACGGGATCCCGAATCCTCTCTACGAGGATAACAGAGAGGAGAGGATTCTTATAACTATGGCTGCTGCGACAGCATACAGTCTAGGTCATGGAGGCGGAGCAAAACACTAA